One Synechococcus sp. JA-2-3B'a(2-13) genomic window carries:
- a CDS encoding caspase family protein, producing the protein MERRSFLQKLLLVAAGLGLSPGWLRGRAERYGQALAAGSRKLAVLIGINRYLGEGSALQGCLTDVELQRELLLYRFGFDPADILTLTDGAATPAGIQSAFAEHLGGQGHTAETVVVQFSGYGQWRLGSAPNCWQPVLLLSGSEGVAAMELDSFFRLLEGLGTAQITTLLDCGFTYVSPSVRGNLQLRSRPPAAISDSKDSVPLARSEPQRVWPSPPKGLLISATTPQDLAAEAAWPGFYAGVLTYLLTQYLWETTPATRLLVAFNQVVSRRELGLFACQRPTLEGKDTARHIHPYFLMPTPAGVSGVVQEVKGNRAQVWLGGIPSAALCGLQPGTLLVPIPADPSASSPTPLLMRSRSGLLAQVQMASPEGQLPPVGTPLREQLRGLSSTLKLLVGLEENLGRIEKVDLTNAIAGYSWMETANPRERQVDCLLGRITPEMAAAFRTPSRWRERSDTLLKPLEVNSYSLFWPGRELLLNSCGPAGEAAAMAVQRLAPRLAHLLAAKRLRTTLNAVSSSLAVVAELAVKGRAANRASGTESLAPSLAARLVQSATSAPAEVGMQRFTRGDPLHLTLCNNSEQDLYGYLLLIDPTGQLHLLAPLPQDNFTTPLRLEAKSSLTLPPLPEVDGELRSAVSSDLLTCHAQGLTELLFVASTRPLSASLEALKAMARKLGVARSPMLLNGPLEWTQTLLEELTQRASDRASGTESLGDPDLRWLDPAQSITLSLTYLLV; encoded by the coding sequence ATGGAAAGGCGGTCTTTTCTGCAAAAACTCCTCCTGGTTGCTGCCGGTCTTGGCCTATCCCCTGGCTGGTTGAGGGGCCGGGCTGAGCGATATGGGCAAGCTTTGGCGGCTGGCTCCCGCAAGCTGGCTGTTCTCATCGGTATTAACCGCTACCTTGGCGAGGGATCCGCGCTACAAGGGTGTTTGACAGATGTGGAGTTGCAGCGGGAGCTACTCCTCTATCGCTTTGGTTTTGACCCGGCAGACATTCTCACCCTTACCGATGGGGCAGCCACGCCGGCTGGGATCCAATCGGCCTTTGCAGAGCACTTGGGGGGTCAAGGGCACACGGCTGAAACAGTGGTGGTGCAGTTTAGCGGCTATGGCCAGTGGCGGCTGGGATCCGCGCCCAACTGTTGGCAGCCGGTGCTGCTGTTGTCTGGCTCTGAGGGAGTGGCAGCAATGGAGCTAGACAGCTTTTTCCGGCTTTTGGAAGGCTTGGGCACTGCCCAGATCACCACCCTTCTGGACTGTGGCTTTACCTATGTCTCGCCGTCGGTGCGAGGCAACTTGCAACTGCGTTCCCGTCCCCCAGCCGCGATCTCGGACTCCAAGGACTCCGTCCCGCTGGCGCGATCGGAGCCGCAGCGGGTTTGGCCGTCTCCGCCCAAGGGCTTGCTGATTTCGGCCACCACCCCGCAAGACTTGGCAGCAGAAGCCGCTTGGCCAGGATTCTATGCCGGGGTACTCACCTATCTGCTGACGCAGTACCTGTGGGAAACCACGCCTGCCACCCGTCTGCTGGTGGCCTTTAACCAGGTGGTCAGCCGGCGGGAGCTGGGCCTCTTCGCCTGCCAACGCCCCACCTTGGAAGGCAAAGACACTGCTCGACACATCCACCCCTATTTTCTCATGCCCACACCGGCAGGGGTCAGCGGGGTAGTTCAAGAAGTGAAGGGAAATCGGGCTCAGGTGTGGTTAGGCGGGATCCCATCGGCGGCCCTGTGTGGTTTGCAGCCGGGTACTCTTTTGGTTCCCATTCCCGCCGATCCTTCCGCCTCTTCGCCGACGCCGCTGCTCATGCGTTCTCGCAGTGGGCTGTTGGCTCAGGTTCAGATGGCCAGTCCGGAAGGGCAGCTTCCCCCTGTGGGCACACCTTTGCGGGAGCAGCTGCGCGGCCTCTCCAGCACGCTCAAGCTTTTGGTTGGCCTAGAGGAGAACCTGGGCCGCATTGAAAAGGTGGATCTGACCAATGCCATTGCCGGCTATAGCTGGATGGAAACGGCCAACCCCCGCGAGCGACAGGTGGACTGTTTGTTGGGCCGCATCACCCCGGAAATGGCCGCTGCTTTTAGGACTCCGTCCCGCTGGCGCGAACGGTCGGATACCCTGCTCAAACCCCTGGAAGTGAACAGCTACAGCCTGTTCTGGCCGGGGCGAGAATTGCTCCTGAATTCCTGTGGCCCAGCAGGAGAGGCTGCAGCAATGGCCGTCCAGCGGTTAGCTCCCCGTCTTGCCCATCTGCTGGCTGCCAAACGTTTGCGCACCACCCTCAATGCGGTTTCCTCTTCCTTGGCGGTGGTGGCGGAGTTGGCCGTCAAAGGTAGAGCTGCCAATCGCGCCAGCGGGACGGAGTCCTTAGCTCCCTCGTTGGCGGCACGCCTTGTCCAGTCCGCAACTTCCGCTCCTGCTGAGGTGGGTATGCAGCGGTTTACGCGAGGGGATCCCTTGCATCTCACCCTTTGCAACAACAGCGAGCAGGATCTCTACGGCTACCTGTTGCTGATCGACCCGACCGGACAACTGCACCTGCTGGCCCCCCTGCCTCAGGACAACTTCACCACACCTCTTCGCTTGGAAGCCAAGAGCAGTTTAACTTTGCCACCCTTGCCGGAGGTCGATGGCGAGCTGCGCTCTGCTGTGAGCTCTGACTTGCTCACCTGTCATGCCCAAGGGCTGACGGAGCTGTTGTTTGTGGCCAGCACCCGCCCCCTGTCCGCCAGCTTGGAAGCCCTCAAGGCTATGGCCCGCAAACTGGGGGTAGCCCGTTCGCCGATGTTGCTCAATGGGCCGCTGGAATGGACGCAAACGCTCCTCGAGGAGTTGACTCAGCGTGCCTCCGATCGCGCCAGCGGGACGGAGTCCTTAGGGGATCCCGACTTGCGTTGGCTGGATCCCGCCCAATCCATCACCCTTTCCCTTACCTATTTGCTGGTTTAG
- a CDS encoding RNA-guided endonuclease InsQ/TnpB family protein, translating into MSQVLSISCKLKVSPSQAAKLDETLDAFGQALNWVNQNTPEKVVNAVKLQSLCYREIRARFGLSSNLARTTSRLRDQQVCRRLAGARKVARQKNRPVKTFKGGFATYDARIFSFREKDWTVSLTTVEGRERFELAIGRYQRERLAGSNPKSATLVKRKDGSYSIQICVETEPSPPQRTGRVLGVDLGRTDIAHTSEGDNWNGQQLNRIRDHYSKLRAALQRKASKGTRSSRRRCRQLLQRLSGKERRFQTWVNHRISKAIVSRAKATNSAIALEDLTGIRKRVNQQPRSKAERRRANSWAFYQLRQFLEYKARVAGVSLVLVPPAYTSQTCHKCLHIHPDPAQSYRSGKKFKCGHCGWEGDADLNGANVIALLGAAVNQPGGPGLFCSLVEQSRLRATESPLRTA; encoded by the coding sequence ATGAGCCAAGTCCTGAGCATATCCTGCAAGCTCAAGGTGTCCCCGTCGCAAGCCGCCAAATTGGACGAGACATTGGATGCTTTCGGCCAAGCCTTGAATTGGGTCAACCAAAACACGCCAGAGAAAGTCGTCAACGCCGTTAAGCTCCAGTCTCTGTGCTACCGCGAAATCCGCGCCCGGTTCGGCTTGTCCAGTAACTTGGCAAGGACTACGTCCCGCTTACGCGACCAGCAGGTCTGCAGACGGCTGGCCGGCGCCCGTAAAGTTGCCCGACAGAAAAACCGCCCCGTCAAAACGTTCAAGGGTGGCTTCGCTACCTACGATGCACGTATCTTTTCGTTCCGCGAGAAAGACTGGACGGTGTCGCTGACCACGGTGGAGGGTCGGGAGCGCTTTGAGCTGGCGATTGGCCGCTACCAGAGAGAACGGCTGGCGGGCTCCAATCCCAAATCTGCCACTCTGGTCAAGCGTAAAGACGGCTCCTACTCTATTCAGATCTGTGTGGAAACGGAGCCATCCCCACCGCAACGCACGGGTAGAGTGCTGGGGGTGGACTTGGGGAGGACGGATATTGCCCATACGTCAGAGGGTGATAACTGGAATGGACAGCAGTTGAACCGAATCCGAGACCACTACTCCAAGCTGAGGGCGGCACTCCAACGCAAAGCCAGTAAGGGCACACGCAGTTCGCGGCGCAGATGCCGTCAACTGCTGCAACGGCTGTCTGGCAAGGAGAGACGCTTTCAAACGTGGGTCAATCATCGCATCTCCAAAGCTATTGTCTCCAGGGCAAAGGCTACCAACAGCGCTATCGCCCTGGAAGACCTGACAGGGATCCGGAAAAGAGTCAATCAACAGCCGCGCAGCAAAGCCGAGCGGCGCAGGGCCAACAGTTGGGCGTTCTACCAACTACGTCAATTTCTGGAATACAAGGCGAGGGTTGCAGGGGTTTCTCTGGTTCTTGTGCCGCCTGCTTACACGTCGCAGACCTGTCACAAGTGTTTACACATCCATCCCGACCCTGCGCAATCCTACCGCAGTGGAAAGAAGTTTAAGTGTGGACACTGTGGATGGGAAGGGGATGCGGATTTGAATGGTGCGAATGTGATTGCGCTCTTGGGGGCTGCCGTAAACCAGCCTGGAGGTCCGGGCTTGTTTTGTTCTCTGGTAGAGCAGAGCAGGCTCAGGGCTACTGAAAGCCCGCTCCGTACCGCTTAG
- a CDS encoding ABC1 kinase family protein, translated as MGATPVVTIAARQDGLGSGAVSIPPADLGVVPEPSLRYDPEQLAKQYRGRWDLVVRRLFQLITPFLGLLAWVFWDRWRGVELKNRPKHAARLREILTELGPTAIKIGQALSTRPDLVSPLFLEELAKLQDELPPFENAIAFALIESEIGKPIDKIFREISPEPIAAASLGQVYQAYLHSGEKVAVKVQRPDLIGRISLDMYIVRSLAAWAKRTFRRIRSDLVGIVDEFAGRLYEEMDYTQEGRNAERFLALYRHPSIYAPKIYWEYTRTKVLTMEWIDGIKLTQVDKIAAAGLDGRHLIEIGVNCSLKQLLENGFFHADPHPGNLLAMYDGRLAYIDFGMMSTIAPHQRYGLIKAIVHLVNRDFAGLAQDYVDLEFLDPDTDLTPIIPALEAVFAEAMGKSVSELNFKSITDRLSGVMYDFPFRVPAYYALIIRSLLTLEGIAIGLDPNFKVLSVAYPYVAQRLLTDPAPELRVSLRELLFNQGQFRWNRLENLLRNAVNSEDFDLQGSLEKAVDFIFSERGAFLRERLVDVLFSSSGSQGGSDGLAHLQRLWELLSSNPSFQPLQLLPIVAKVAAKPEAQQLGRQLASRWLQRSAARLIRDLLLPDTEKPSSPSSLNGRGGIPGPATSASTAQLPLPA; from the coding sequence ATGGGCGCAACACCGGTAGTGACAATAGCAGCGAGGCAGGATGGCTTGGGTTCTGGGGCTGTCTCCATCCCTCCGGCAGATCTGGGGGTGGTTCCTGAGCCAAGCTTGCGTTACGACCCAGAGCAGTTGGCCAAGCAATATCGAGGGCGCTGGGATCTGGTGGTGCGGCGCCTGTTTCAGTTGATCACCCCCTTTTTGGGCTTGTTGGCCTGGGTGTTTTGGGATCGCTGGCGGGGAGTAGAACTGAAGAATCGCCCGAAACATGCGGCCCGGCTACGGGAGATCCTCACGGAATTGGGGCCGACAGCCATCAAAATCGGCCAAGCCCTCTCCACCCGTCCCGATCTGGTTTCGCCCCTGTTTCTGGAGGAGCTGGCCAAACTGCAGGATGAGCTGCCCCCCTTCGAGAATGCCATTGCTTTTGCCCTCATCGAGTCGGAGATCGGCAAACCCATAGACAAAATCTTTCGAGAGATCAGCCCTGAACCGATTGCCGCCGCCAGCTTGGGGCAAGTGTACCAGGCCTACTTGCACAGCGGGGAGAAAGTCGCCGTCAAGGTGCAGCGGCCCGACTTGATTGGGCGCATCTCTCTCGACATGTATATTGTCCGCAGCCTGGCCGCCTGGGCCAAACGCACTTTCCGCCGCATCCGCAGCGACCTGGTGGGCATCGTCGATGAGTTTGCCGGGCGCCTCTACGAAGAAATGGACTACACGCAGGAGGGCCGCAATGCCGAGCGGTTCCTGGCGCTGTACCGTCACCCCTCCATCTACGCTCCCAAAATTTACTGGGAGTACACCCGCACCAAGGTGCTGACGATGGAGTGGATTGATGGCATCAAGCTGACTCAGGTTGACAAAATCGCTGCTGCGGGGCTGGATGGACGGCACTTGATCGAGATCGGTGTCAATTGCTCCCTCAAGCAGCTTTTGGAAAATGGCTTTTTCCACGCCGATCCCCACCCGGGCAACCTCTTGGCCATGTACGACGGGCGGCTGGCCTATATCGATTTCGGCATGATGAGCACCATCGCGCCCCATCAGCGCTACGGCCTGATCAAGGCGATTGTGCATTTGGTAAACCGAGACTTTGCCGGGCTGGCCCAAGACTACGTGGACTTGGAGTTCCTGGATCCAGATACCGACCTGACTCCCATCATCCCTGCTCTGGAAGCTGTCTTCGCCGAAGCGATGGGCAAATCGGTCTCCGAACTGAATTTCAAGAGCATCACCGATCGGCTCTCGGGGGTGATGTACGACTTTCCCTTTCGAGTTCCCGCCTACTACGCCTTGATCATCCGCTCTTTGCTCACCCTGGAAGGGATCGCCATCGGCCTGGATCCCAACTTTAAGGTGTTGAGCGTGGCCTATCCCTACGTGGCTCAGCGCCTGCTCACCGACCCGGCCCCGGAGCTGCGCGTATCTCTGCGGGAGCTGCTGTTTAACCAGGGGCAATTTCGCTGGAACCGCCTGGAGAACCTGCTGCGCAACGCCGTCAACAGCGAGGATTTTGACCTGCAGGGATCCCTGGAAAAGGCCGTTGATTTTATCTTTTCTGAGCGGGGCGCTTTCCTGCGGGAGCGCCTAGTGGATGTGCTCTTTTCCAGCTCCGGATCCCAGGGTGGCTCAGATGGCTTGGCTCATTTGCAGCGTCTGTGGGAACTCCTCAGCAGCAACCCGAGCTTTCAGCCGCTGCAGCTTCTGCCGATTGTTGCCAAGGTGGCTGCCAAACCGGAAGCTCAACAACTGGGCCGTCAATTGGCCTCCCGCTGGTTGCAACGCTCGGCAGCTCGCCTCATCCGCGACCTGCTATTGCCGGATACAGAAAAGCCCAGTTCACCCTCTTCCCTCAACGGGCGTGGCGGGATCCCTGGGCCAGCAACCTCTGCTTCTACCGCTCAACTTCCCCTTCCGGCCTAG
- a CDS encoding prephenate/arogenate dehydrogenase, with protein sequence MCIAIVGLGLIGGSLALKLTEKGYSVWGISRNPATCKQALERGAVQGCGTELAQLARFDPQMVLICTPLEQVLATLAALLPYLSAETVVSDVGSVKQPIVAPATELWPWFVGGHPIAGKSLQGIQAAEADLFRGRPYVLTPIAETQPQALDAVKELIAAVGAEAVLTDPARHDRAVAWISHLPVMVSASLIAAVSQEGDPAILELARTLASSGFRDTSRVGGGIPQLGLEMARHNRQALLTALHSYQAQLRQIEQLIAGERWDELLLVLQRAQQEWQQFPVNHPREILHNLGGGNG encoded by the coding sequence ATGTGCATTGCCATTGTCGGGTTGGGGTTGATTGGCGGATCCCTGGCCCTCAAACTGACCGAAAAGGGATATTCCGTCTGGGGGATAAGCCGCAACCCGGCCACCTGCAAACAGGCTCTGGAACGGGGTGCTGTCCAAGGCTGTGGAACCGAGTTGGCCCAGTTGGCCCGCTTTGATCCGCAAATGGTGCTGATCTGTACCCCTCTGGAGCAGGTGTTGGCCACGCTAGCCGCCCTGTTGCCTTATTTGTCGGCAGAAACCGTAGTGAGCGATGTCGGCTCGGTTAAGCAGCCCATCGTTGCTCCGGCAACCGAATTGTGGCCCTGGTTTGTGGGGGGGCACCCCATAGCCGGCAAAAGCCTGCAAGGGATCCAAGCGGCAGAAGCTGACTTGTTTCGGGGGCGGCCTTACGTGCTCACTCCCATCGCCGAGACCCAACCTCAGGCTCTCGATGCGGTGAAAGAACTGATTGCTGCTGTTGGCGCAGAAGCTGTCCTCACGGATCCCGCACGCCATGACCGAGCGGTGGCCTGGATCAGCCATTTGCCAGTTATGGTCAGCGCCAGTTTGATCGCAGCGGTTAGCCAAGAAGGGGATCCCGCGATTCTGGAATTGGCCCGCACTTTGGCCAGCAGCGGATTCCGCGATACCAGCCGTGTTGGCGGAGGGATCCCGCAATTGGGTTTGGAAATGGCCCGCCACAACCGACAGGCGCTGCTGACTGCCCTGCACAGCTACCAAGCCCAGTTACGACAGATAGAGCAGTTGATCGCTGGCGAAAGGTGGGACGAATTGCTCCTGGTGCTGCAACGAGCTCAACAGGAATGGCAGCAGTTCCCCGTCAACCATCCTCGCGAAATTCTCCACAACCTGGGCGGTGGGAATGGATAG
- a CDS encoding cytochrome c biogenesis protein CcdA, translating into MLNAAQLWLYHLEQWATELVQFQLQHLSPVSLLVVGLAGLLTSLSPCTLSMLPVTIGYIGGYTPASEETAGEGRWQVWAQSLGFAAGVAFTLTLLGLSAALLGRVYGQTGSFGPVVVGGIAILMGLNLLEVIPLRFPDWFNRLEIPGEWPRLGRAVLLGLTFGLVASPCSTPVLVALLAWVSTTGQPWVGGGLLLAYGLGLAFPLLLAGVFTGLVKQLLALRRWSGWLTYASGVVLVGFGSVTILSAWV; encoded by the coding sequence ATGTTGAATGCGGCTCAGCTCTGGCTTTACCACCTAGAACAATGGGCAACTGAGCTGGTTCAGTTTCAACTGCAGCACCTTTCTCCCGTTAGTCTGTTGGTGGTGGGTCTGGCGGGCTTGCTCACCAGTCTTTCCCCCTGCACGTTGTCTATGCTGCCGGTGACCATCGGCTACATCGGCGGCTACACCCCCGCTTCTGAGGAAACGGCTGGGGAAGGGCGGTGGCAAGTTTGGGCTCAATCTTTGGGTTTTGCGGCTGGGGTGGCTTTTACCCTGACCCTGCTGGGTTTGTCGGCAGCTTTGCTGGGTCGCGTTTACGGACAAACCGGATCCTTCGGGCCTGTTGTGGTGGGGGGAATTGCTATTTTGATGGGGCTGAACTTGTTGGAGGTGATCCCCCTGCGTTTTCCCGATTGGTTTAACCGCCTCGAGATTCCCGGAGAATGGCCCAGGCTGGGTCGGGCAGTGTTGCTGGGGTTAACCTTTGGCCTGGTGGCCTCTCCCTGCAGTACGCCGGTTTTGGTGGCTTTGCTGGCCTGGGTTTCCACCACAGGGCAACCCTGGGTAGGGGGTGGGCTGTTGCTGGCTTACGGGCTGGGGTTGGCCTTTCCCCTGCTCCTGGCGGGGGTGTTTACCGGGTTGGTGAAGCAACTGTTGGCCCTGCGGCGCTGGTCGGGCTGGCTCACTTATGCCAGTGGGGTGGTGTTGGTGGGGTTCGGCAGCGTAACGATCCTGTCGGCCTGGGTCTAA